CAGCACAAGGCTATCTGTGAACATCCATGACTGAGGACGAATTCGAGCTATTCCGCAACCAGATGCACGGGGTAAGACGGATAAAAGCACCACAGCAGGTAGACAACTCCCGCCCAAGCAAAGATCAGAGCCTCAATCAGTATCGCCGCTATGCTGCCAGTCAGGAGATCGTTCAGGATCAGTCTGAACTGACTGATGCTCACGTCGAATTGGTTGGATCTGATACTCCACTGCTGTTCTGCACGCCAGGTGTCCAACTCAATTTATTCAAACGACTTCGTCAGGGCCGTCTGGCATGGGAGGCCGGTCTGGACCTGCATGGATTCAAGATAGAGCAGGCACGTGAAGAGCTAGACCGCTTTATCCGTGATGCATTACGAATGGATATGCGCGTAGTACTGGTTGTACATGGCAAGGCCGTCAGTGATCTGGGCAAGTTTCCGTTACTGAAGTCCCACACTAACGACTGGTTACGACAGATGCCTGCTGTACTGGCCTACTGCAGTGCCTTACCCAAAGACGGCGGCAACGGCGCACTCTACGTTCTGCTGAAAAAAGGCAGGCAAAGATGAACTTCATGAACGGCAACGTGTGAAGTTTTCACCATTTCTCTCTGCTCGCGGGCTTTACCCGACGCGCATTATTCCGTAATTTAGCGGCTTTTTGCCAGACTAGCTGAGGACCCTGTATGGAACAGGCTTTCGCTCATATCATCACGAGCATAGGAGAAAATCTTGGCCGGGAGGGCCTGCGTGACACGCCCAAGCGTGCAGCCAAAGCGATGAGTTATCTGACTCGCGGTTACCAGCAAGATCTGCAGGAAATCGTCAACAATGCGCTATTTCCTTCTGAAAACAGTGAAATGGTGATTGTACGCAATATCGAGCTGTACTCACTGTGCGAGCATCATATGCTGCCTTTCATTGGTAAAGCACATGTCGCCTACATTCCTAAAGGCAAAGTGTTAGGTCTGTCAAAAGTGGCGCGGATTGTCGACATGTTCGCTCGGCGCCTGCAAATTCAGGAAAACCTCACCAAAGAGATTGCTGAAGCGGTCTTTCAGGTCACCGAGGCCGCAGGCGTTGGCGTCGTTATCGAGGCTCAGCATATGTGCATGATGATGCGCGGCGTTGAGAAGCAGAATGCCAGCATGACAACATCCATGATGCTGGGAAACTTCCGCACCGATGAACGTACCCGCAACGAATTCCTGTCACTGATTCGCTGATTCGCTCAACATTACAAAGCTAGGGAGTTCTCGCTGAACTCCCCTGACCTCACACTGTTGTTTAGCTCTATTTTTCGTCTTTAGGATAAGCCCAGAGCGCCACTCCATCGTCAGTGGCGTTTGAGAATGGTCCTAATGGCCACACTTCAATCTCGACATCCTCGACACCCTGGTCCCTGAGCAAACGTTTCACCTGCTCACCCCGGTTGCGAGCACGCTCCAGCAAGTCAGCCGGATCCTCTGCCCCCTTGATGCGACTGACCAGCCAAACAGACTTCCACTGCCCCTGTAAAACAGGATCGATCCAGTGATCAGGCAGGAAAGGTGTCACCAACTGATCATCAGACGAAAACTCTACCGGAACCTGCAATTTCAGCGGCCCTTCGGCAGATCCGCTTCGCCCCGTTTGCACAATATCAAGGTGAAGGTAGGCGCGTCGATTTGCACGTAACACCGAGTACGCAGCGACGTAGATATCGCCATCCTCTGCAGCAAAGCGTGCTAGCAGATAGTCCTGCTCTCTATCCATACCGTAAAGCACGGGATCATTGAACACATCGCTGGACCAATAGCTGCTATCACCGCAGGCCCGCGACTGACACTGAAAAAGAACTTCGGGATCGTGCGGCCCGAGTTGCTCTTTGATCGATTCGAAAGCCTCTCGTGGTGCAACATTAGCTGGCAACTGGTAAGTCAGACGCCATAATCTGCCTTTGCTGCGAACCTCACTCTCGGCCTGAATCTGACCATTGGATTTAACCATCGGACCGGTGGGTAACAGATGATAGTCAACGGTGTTTCGTCGGTAAGTCACTATCCAGGAACCCGGGTAACGACTGAACAGAGGGTTATCCTGACTGCCTGGCACATCATCTTCAGCAAAGGCAGAAATCTGCAAAACTGTATTAAGCACGACAAAGATACCAACCCACCGCGCTAATAGTGATATTCTTCCCGCTAACGCTGTCACACTCAGCCCCCACATACTAGACTATTGATACTATTGTGAACTGGCCGCATCATACTTGTTGTCGCAGCACCGCTGCCACTTTCCAAAAGCGCTGGCACAACAAAGATATACCGTTGCTCAACAAGCATATAGAGCCAGAACTTATCGAATGCAACAACCCATCTAGATGGGACTGAACGAGCAGGATTTTCTATGGCTGGCGTACTAGACTCCGTAAACCAGCGCACCCAGCTGGTGGGCAAGAACCGTCTTGAGTTACTTACCTTCAGACTGAATGGTCCGCAGATCTACGGTATTAACGTTTTTAAAGTACGGGAAATTCTACAAACCCCCAAATTAACCGAGATTCCTGAAAGCCATCCGGTGATCAGAGGTACTGCTTATATTCGCGGACGTACCATTCCGGTTATTGACCTGGCATTGGCAATGGGTGGTTCAGTACCCACTGACATTGATGGCAGCTTTATAGTCATCAGTGAATACAACATGACCGTTCAGGGATTTCTGGTACGTGCGGTTGAACGCATTATCAATATGAATTGGGAAGATATTCTTCCGCCTCCCAGTGGTCTTGGAAATCGCCACTATCTGACGTCAATTACACGCTTTGAGAATCGTCTGATTGAAATTCTTGATGTAGAGAAGATTCTGTCCGAAGTAGCGCCACGCAATGACGATGTCAGTGAAGAAATTGTTACCAAGGTCAAGGATCAGCGCCCAGAACACTTCCGTGTACTGATCGTCGACGACTCGTCTGTGGCCCGGAAGCAGATTAAACGAGCAGTAGAGGCCGTTGGTGCAGAAACCGTGTTGCTCAATGACGGTGCAGAGGCTTACCGACATCTGCTGGAGCTCAATGACCAAGGTATAAACGTAGCTGAACACTACTATGTGCTGATTTCCGACGTGGAAATGCCAGAAATGGATGGTTATACCCTGACAGCAAAGATACGTTCAAACAGTGATCTGAAAGACCTGTATGTGATGCTTCACACCTCGCTGAGCGGGGTTTTCAATCAATCCATGGTCGATAAAGTAGGCGCTGATGACTTTTTGGCGAAATTCCAGCCAGATGTGCTAGCTGAACGCGTACTGTTTCACAAACGCTAACGCGTTAATCGGAAGCGCGCCTAAAGAGGCGCGTTTCTGCTCTTAAGCATCAGTCAACTAGCAATTTGCCTTCTCGAAGCCCCTGCCAAAACCAGTCCGCCACCTTGCCTGTGTCATCCTCCAGATGCAGGTGGTGTCCTCCAGGTAATTGAGCCACCTGCAAATGCGAAATAACAGCCCGACGTTGAGCCATAACTGGCCACAGCTTGATGTTCCCTTGATCACCTAGCAACAAATGAACTGGCATCGAAAGACCAGCCAATACAGAGATCACTTCCTCCTCAGTCATCCGCTTAGTACTTTCACGTAAACGGGGATCATGACTCCATTTGAGCCCTTTATCCGACACAGAAACTCCCCGCTCAATCAGGCGATCTGCAGCTTGTCGGCTCAGTGGCCATAGCCCATTCATGCGTGCTAGAGCAGCCTGCTCATAATCCTTGAAGTAGCGCACCGACCGCTTCGGTTCAGCCCCCTCGGGCTTTCGCAACACTTTCAATACCGATGGACTCCAGGCAGTCGACAGAGGCCCTAACGACTCAATCAGCAATAACTTCCTGATGCGATCACTCGCAACACCTGCGACAAGTGTAGATATTGCCGCACCCAAGGAGTGACCAAGCAACGTGAAAGAGCGCCATTGCAGCTCGTCAGCTACGGCCAATACATCGTTAACATATTGCCCAACCGGATAGTGCTGACTTTCATCCCGCCACGCAGAGCGACCATGTCCTGGCAAATCAACAGCAATCAGATGAATCTGCTGCCTAGCCTGGGGATACACCCCATCCAACGCATCCAGTAACTGGGAAAAACTGGCTGCATTATCTAACCAGCCATGAACTGCCAGCACAGGTTCAGCGCCTGGTGTTCCCCATTCCAGCGCAGCGATTCGCTGCCCCAGAAAACTCACTTCCTTCATTCTTTTCTCTCGGCTCAGTTAACGCGCTGCTATCCAACGACCTTCAGCCATGGCACACCCGTATTCAACCACATCCATAGTGACTACCCGAACCTCACTGGTGCCCAATGGTTCGCCATCCGTCCCCAACAGCCAACCAAGCAGTTCGCCTACAAGAGGCATGTGCGATACCAGCATCACAGTCTGCTGCTCTTCGAGCACATGCCTCAACCAATCCAGTGTCGAATGAATGGGAGCATCTGGAACTAAAAGACTACTGGTGATGATCGGCTGTTTGCACATTTCTGAACAACGCTGAGCCGTCTGCTGCGCACGTACAAATGGACTCGCACAAAGAAGCGACGGACTATGACGTGCGAGCAACGCAGCCAGCACCTGCGTATTGTCTTTCTGACCACGCAAGGTCAGTTGCCGCTCGGCATCAGAATTTGCCCATTGTTCCGCCTCACCGTGGCGCATGACAATCAATTTCATATTTTTCCAGGCACTCTTAAGCGAGCAAAATGCACATCAAGCTCAGGTTAACGTCATAGCGATTTCTATTTACTGCGCGGCCATGAACTGAAGGGGAAAGGTTTTTCTTCAGAATGGTAAGTCAAGAATGCAAATGCCTGACCAATAAACTCTCGAAGCGAATATCCCCACTCCAACAGAGCACGGCTGGACTCACCAATAATCAAGCGGACAAGCCACTGCAAGACAATAACAACGAAGGTTGCCAGGACTGCCAGCTTCAATAGAAAAACAAAGAAAATCATGTACACCGTGCGGATCATATTCTCTTCTGAGAACAGCCGACCAAAAAATGACGATTTCATCTAGTTCCCTCTTGGTAGTACAAACTCAACGTCAGAGCTTTGCTCCCCTCCCATCAACGCCTGTACAACCTGTTGTACCGATCGCTGATTGAACACTACTTCATATAACCCATCGACCAAAGGCATATACACACCCAGTTCTGTCGCCCAGTGTTTTACAATCTGGAGGGTACCAACCCCTTCCGCTACCTCTCCCAACTCTTCAACAATCTGGGCCAACGATCCTCCTTTTCCCAGAGCGTGCCCAACCCGATAGTTGCGACTGAGGGGCGACATACAGGTAACAGCAAGATCACCCACACCTGCCAATCCTATAAAGGTAAGGGGATTAGCCCCAAGACATACTGCGAATCGACTCATTTCTGCCAAGCTGCGCGTCATTAACATACTACGCGTGTTCTCTCCCATTCCAAGGGCGGCCGCCATACCTGTAGCTATGGCATAAATATTCTTGAGCGCCCCGCCTAATTCCACCCCATACATATCGTTGTTGGCATAAATGCGGAAATAATCTCTTCGCAACACACG
This genomic interval from Pokkaliibacter sp. MBI-7 contains the following:
- a CDS encoding Smr/MutS family protein translates to MTEDEFELFRNQMHGVRRIKAPQQVDNSRPSKDQSLNQYRRYAASQEIVQDQSELTDAHVELVGSDTPLLFCTPGVQLNLFKRLRQGRLAWEAGLDLHGFKIEQAREELDRFIRDALRMDMRVVLVVHGKAVSDLGKFPLLKSHTNDWLRQMPAVLAYCSALPKDGGNGALYVLLKKGRQR
- the folE gene encoding GTP cyclohydrolase I FolE, whose product is MEQAFAHIITSIGENLGREGLRDTPKRAAKAMSYLTRGYQQDLQEIVNNALFPSENSEMVIVRNIELYSLCEHHMLPFIGKAHVAYIPKGKVLGLSKVARIVDMFARRLQIQENLTKEIAEAVFQVTEAAGVGVVIEAQHMCMMMRGVEKQNASMTTSMMLGNFRTDERTRNEFLSLIR
- a CDS encoding DUF4892 domain-containing protein, with the protein product MTALAGRISLLARWVGIFVVLNTVLQISAFAEDDVPGSQDNPLFSRYPGSWIVTYRRNTVDYHLLPTGPMVKSNGQIQAESEVRSKGRLWRLTYQLPANVAPREAFESIKEQLGPHDPEVLFQCQSRACGDSSYWSSDVFNDPVLYGMDREQDYLLARFAAEDGDIYVAAYSVLRANRRAYLHLDIVQTGRSGSAEGPLKLQVPVEFSSDDQLVTPFLPDHWIDPVLQGQWKSVWLVSRIKGAEDPADLLERARNRGEQVKRLLRDQGVEDVEIEVWPLGPFSNATDDGVALWAYPKDEK
- a CDS encoding chemotaxis protein CheV; amino-acid sequence: MAGVLDSVNQRTQLVGKNRLELLTFRLNGPQIYGINVFKVREILQTPKLTEIPESHPVIRGTAYIRGRTIPVIDLALAMGGSVPTDIDGSFIVISEYNMTVQGFLVRAVERIINMNWEDILPPPSGLGNRHYLTSITRFENRLIEILDVEKILSEVAPRNDDVSEEIVTKVKDQRPEHFRVLIVDDSSVARKQIKRAVEAVGAETVLLNDGAEAYRHLLELNDQGINVAEHYYVLISDVEMPEMDGYTLTAKIRSNSDLKDLYVMLHTSLSGVFNQSMVDKVGADDFLAKFQPDVLAERVLFHKR
- a CDS encoding alpha/beta hydrolase yields the protein MKEVSFLGQRIAALEWGTPGAEPVLAVHGWLDNAASFSQLLDALDGVYPQARQQIHLIAVDLPGHGRSAWRDESQHYPVGQYVNDVLAVADELQWRSFTLLGHSLGAAISTLVAGVASDRIRKLLLIESLGPLSTAWSPSVLKVLRKPEGAEPKRSVRYFKDYEQAALARMNGLWPLSRQAADRLIERGVSVSDKGLKWSHDPRLRESTKRMTEEEVISVLAGLSMPVHLLLGDQGNIKLWPVMAQRRAVISHLQVAQLPGGHHLHLEDDTGKVADWFWQGLREGKLLVD
- the sixA gene encoding phosphohistidine phosphatase SixA, whose amino-acid sequence is MKLIVMRHGEAEQWANSDAERQLTLRGQKDNTQVLAALLARHSPSLLCASPFVRAQQTAQRCSEMCKQPIITSSLLVPDAPIHSTLDWLRHVLEEQQTVMLVSHMPLVGELLGWLLGTDGEPLGTSEVRVVTMDVVEYGCAMAEGRWIAAR
- a CDS encoding DUF4389 domain-containing protein, producing the protein MKSSFFGRLFSEENMIRTVYMIFFVFLLKLAVLATFVVIVLQWLVRLIIGESSRALLEWGYSLREFIGQAFAFLTYHSEEKPFPFSSWPRSK
- a CDS encoding NAD(P)H-dependent glycerol-3-phosphate dehydrogenase translates to MSHHQAITVLGGGSFGTIIANIAAENGHQVRLWMRDAQQAEEVESSRVNNRYMPDYPLLANVEACSDIGYAVADSHLIFMAVPSKAFRQVLQLIKPCIQPEAQIVSTTKGIESDSFKLMSQIMCEELPDHPIGVLSGPNLAKEVARRQLTATVIASNNPQVRASVQRVLRRDYFRIYANNDMYGVELGGALKNIYAIATGMAAALGMGENTRSMLMTRSLAEMSRFAVCLGANPLTFIGLAGVGDLAVTCMSPLSRNYRVGHALGKGGSLAQIVEELGEVAEGVGTLQIVKHWATELGVYMPLVDGLYEVVFNQRSVQQVVQALMGGEQSSDVEFVLPRGN